Below is a window of Desmonostoc muscorum LEGE 12446 DNA.
AATCGATGACGATCCAGGTAATCCCCAATTACAGTTATTTTCAGCTAAATAGACCACGCGGTAGGGGCACAGCAATGCTGTGCCCCTACAACAGATGTGGTTCAAATACATGAAAACTGCTGTAATTGGCAAGCGTATGCACAAACATTGGTTAGCGTAGGTAGTTTACCTTTTCTCATCTCGCCACAAAGCAATACCGCCTAATAAACCAGTAATATTGGGGATAAGTTTCACATTTAACGGTAACTGAAGATTCACTCTTACAGCTTCACCACCACCAATATATAGGTAATCATAATTGAACAGATGTTGCAAAGATGCGATCGCCTTTTCTAAACGCTTGTTCCATCTTTTCTCGCCAATTTTTTCTAATTCTGCGCGTCCTAGTTGTTGCTCAAAAGTCTCTCCTTTGCGAAATGGATGATGTCCCATTTCCATATTCGGCACCAACTTACCATCCACAAATAAAGCCGAACCAAAGCCCGTACCCAGAGTAATTACTAACTCTACACCTTTACCTGCGATCGCTCCCAGCCCTTGCATATCTGCATCATTAATCACCCGTACAGGCTTGTTTAAATGTTTTAATAATGCTGTTTCCAAATCAAAGCCAATCCAATCTGGATGCAAATTTACCGCTGTTTCCGTGACTCCACACCGCACCACACCCGGAAAACCTACCGAAACGCGATGAAATTCACCTTGAGCTGCCGCTAACACAACAATTGCATTAATTACAACCTCAGGTGTTGCAGGTTGCGGTGTATCTAAACGCGCTCTTTCAGTTATGGGATTTCCCGTAATATCCAAAACCATCGCCTTAACGCCACTACCGCCAATATCAATCGATAATGTCCGAATCGATCCATTTTCTTCAACCATCTACTTACATCCTTGTCAGAGCTTGTTATTTCGTTATTATGCTTTGCTACATCTGGTAATATCCGGATGTTTGGAGAGTCTTCATATTCAGGGACTGGGGACTGGGGATTGGGGATTGGGGACAAAGGGAATTGGGGACAAGGGGAAAGAAAAGACTTATTCCAAGTTTTCCACCTTGTCTGGTTGCTTCCTTGTCTTTGGATCTCTCCATCTCCCCCAGTCCCCAGTCCCTAGTCCCCAATCCCCAATCCCCAGTCCCCAGTCCCCAATCCCCAATCCCCAATCCCCAATCCCCAATCCCCAATGCCCTAAAATATAAATGTCACAACTTCAGTAATATGCACAGCTTTATTCC
It encodes the following:
- a CDS encoding ROK family protein, whose product is MVEENGSIRTLSIDIGGSGVKAMVLDITGNPITERARLDTPQPATPEVVINAIVVLAAAQGEFHRVSVGFPGVVRCGVTETAVNLHPDWIGFDLETALLKHLNKPVRVINDADMQGLGAIAGKGVELVITLGTGFGSALFVDGKLVPNMEMGHHPFRKGETFEQQLGRAELEKIGEKRWNKRLEKAIASLQHLFNYDYLYIGGGEAVRVNLQLPLNVKLIPNITGLLGGIALWRDEKR